The DNA region CGGTTCGGTGGTCTGATCGACGATGTTCCAGAACCGGACGCGGGTATGGTCTGGCGGGACCGTCTCGTGGCGCAGCCGCAACGGGCCGCGCGGGAGTCGGCGCGCCGTGTCGTCAAGGAGACGGTGCTCAAGGTCGGTGGCAGGGACGCCCTCGATCGCGTCAAACTCCGGCTGGCAAGTCGGACCTGATCACGAGGGCTCAGTCGGCCGAGCGCCGTACCTTCGACTCGATCCACCGGAGTCGCGGCGCGACCGCGCGCCTGGTCCGCTCCAGCCCCGACGCAGTCCTGGCCGGCCACCCGCGGGCGAAGTGGTCGGGCGTGACACCGAGGACGCTTCCCCTGGCCTGACGAGTCCTGAGGGCAGCCACGACCGCCCGCTCCTCCGGTGGTGAGTCGACCACGATCGACATCGGGAAGAACTGGCGTGGTCCGTGGAAGTCGAGCGAGACGGCCGGGACCAGTCCGAACCGCTGCGCCGTCTCCAGAGCCCACGTGTTCGGGGTCAGCCCGTCGTACTTCCGACTCCATACCTCCACCCCGTGCAGGTGCGGCACCCACGCCGGGTCGAAGCGCCGCCAGGCGTCGCGGCGAGCCGGATGCGCGAAAAGCGTGGCTGCCCCCGCCGCGTCCGCCTCTGCCAGCACTGTCAGCGGTCGCGGGCTGCGCCCGAGGAACGGAACATCCCCGAACACCGGAAGGTGCACCACATGGTCCGGATCCTGGTATTCGACCCCGGGCACAATGAGGAAACCGTCGCCGCTGAGCTTGCGACACTCCGCTACCAGCGACCGCCAACGCTCCTCGGTCATCGTCCGGTCGTGGTCGCACACCAGCGCACCGTCGTACCCGAACCGCCGCAGCCAGTCCCGGATCCGTCGAAGGTCCCACGTGCCGTCGTCCGACCAGGTCGAGTGGATGTGCGTTGCCAGACGCATCCGCTATCGACTCCTTCTTCCTCGCCACTGGGCGGCCAGTGTTTCGAGAGTGTCGACCACCAACACCCACGGCTGTCGCAGGTTCCAATTGTAGAGACGGTCACCACGTCGAAACGTGAGCAGCCGCTTGCTCGTCACCAAGGGGCGCGGCCAGCGCTCCGCGAACGCAGCCGACTGTGGACCCCGGACGACGAAGGCGAGGTGCAGCGCTTCCCGTCCGAGATGTCGCGCTCGCACGTACGGCGGATGCGCGGGCGGGGCCGGCATTTGCGGTCGTCCGAGCGCGGCCTCCACGGCCCACGCCGGATACTCAAGCCCGCGTCGACGCGCCAGCGCCAGACTGCCCCAGGCTCGCCCATTCAGCTCCATGAACCAGGGGACGCCGTCGGTCCCGCGGAGCAGCTCGACCATGAACAGTCCTCGCCATCCCACGTGCGCGAGGAACTCGGTGATCATCGGCTGGAGGGCGCGGTCCGGCTCGATCGACTCGCAGGCGGATGAGGCCGAGCCCTGCGGGTTGACCATCCGCACCCGACGATGGGCCGACCACTGCTGAACTCCTGCCTCGTCGCAGTAGCCGAAGATGCCCTCGCCGACACCGGTCACCAATGGCTGCACCAGCACTCGGCCCGGTTGCATCGCCTCCTCGGCGGCGGAGAGCTCCGCTGCGTCGGACACCACACGGCCGTTCGGTCGCTCAAGTCGTCCGTCCTGAACGCGGACCGCATCCACGGGCTTGATGATGCTGGGTGCGGTGATGGACTCGACGCCACCGACACTGTCGTAGGCCTTGGACGGCGGTACGGGGAGACCGACCTCGGCTGCGAGATCGACCTGCGCCGCCTTGTCCAGCGCGAACCGAGCCCCGGCGGCGCCGGGTCCGACCATCGTGGTGTCGCCCCAGGTCACCAGCGTGGAGACCAGAAGCGCCCCGTCGTCCAACGGCACGAAGGCCGCCGGGCGTGCGGAGGCCACGTATGCCTGAATGGCGGAAACGGTGGCTCCGATGTCGGTCTCCGGCGCCGGCACCTCGACGCGCTCCACGCCCCACAGGAATCGACTCGACGACCGGCTGCCAGCACGGTGCAGCAGCACCACCCGGAACCCCGCCCGCTGTAACGACCAGGCCGTCTCGACCGCGGCGAACGCTTCGGCGAAACCGACCAGCACCCGAGGCCTCCGGTCGGTCATCGCCATCTCTTCACCGCGCTCCGCCCCGACCGGGTCAGC from Nocardioides sambongensis includes:
- a CDS encoding PHP domain-containing protein, coding for MRLATHIHSTWSDDGTWDLRRIRDWLRRFGYDGALVCDHDRTMTEERWRSLVAECRKLSGDGFLIVPGVEYQDPDHVVHLPVFGDVPFLGRSPRPLTVLAEADAAGAATLFAHPARRDAWRRFDPAWVPHLHGVEVWSRKYDGLTPNTWALETAQRFGLVPAVSLDFHGPRQFFPMSIVVDSPPEERAVVAALRTRQARGSVLGVTPDHFARGWPARTASGLERTRRAVAPRLRWIESKVRRSAD